The genomic stretch TGCAGCCTCTGCCCGGTCTCGAAGTGCATGTCCTGCGGCAGGTGGTCGCGGTCCACCTCGATGACCAGCTCATCCCGACGGGGGCCGTAGGCTTCGTCGGCCGAGAGCGTGGTGGTCTTGGTCTCGCCGGGCACCATGCCCCTGACCGCCTCCTCGAATCCCGGGATCACCTCACCTTCTCCGATCCTGAACTGGATGGGCTCACCCTCGCCCGAGGAGTCGAACACGGATCCGTCGGGAAGCCTGCCGGTATACTCCACCCGGACTGTATCGCCTTTCTGTGCCTGTGCCATAGGAATCGGTGCCGGTGAGATCCCCCTCCTATATATGTATGCCGATCCAACGGGCATCCTTCGATGCGTGCACGCATCGGGGAGGATGGCCGGCGGGGAATGGTGCGGGATCCGCCATCGGAAGGCGAAGCATCGGACCCTACTTCTGGAGGATCCTGACATTGCGGAAATACTGCTTCATCCCTCTCTCGACGTCGTGGAAATGATCCGGCGCGTAGTGCGGCTCGCAGAGGACCACGATCAGGCACCGGAGTCCTGCCGAGGACTGCATGCAGAGTGTTGCGATGCTGTCGAGCGTTCCGTTGTCGGCGGGGCCCCGGATCTCGATGCCCACATCCCGGAGGATGAACGAAGGTTTTCCCCGTTCGTTCTGGACCGTCATCTCGACGTCGGGAAAATTCGCCGTCAGGTACTGGTACAGTTCCCCCCTGTAGTCCTCTTCGCCGTCGTGCATCTGAGAGGGCGTGAACTCTTCGAGCGCATCGCAGATCCGCTCCAGGAGATCGTCTGCCCCGTTCCGGACCCCCTTCTGCTGTCGCAGGAAGAACAGGAGGATGATGGCATAGAGGAGAAAGAACCCGCCCGCCGTGGCGGCGACCTCGTACTGCACGAGGTACCCGGTGAGATCGGAACCGCCCCCGCTGAGAACCAGGTCAATGAGAAGGGTGTACAGCAGCTTCACGCCCCCGAGGATGATGGCGCTCAGCATCAGGGGCGTTAAAAACGCGTCAATTCGTTCGAATCTGGACAGCGTGTTCAATTCTCTCGAATGTCTTTTCTTTTCGGGTTCTGATAAGCCTTTTCATATGCGCCCGGATCGCCCCTCTTCCCGACTGCAGCCCTCCGGGACCTCCCCTCCGATCGCCCGGGGAGTGCACGAATCGGCGGGACCGCCCGGATGCAGGTGTCCGGTACCGGTCAGCGGCGGCCGTCCACCCGGTCTCTGCCCTATTCTATAAGCCTTATCTTCCTGCAGGCCCCACTCTTTCTACAGGTGGCTCTCGTGCAGATATCGATGAAGCTGGAGATGAAGGATACGCCGGGGCAGCTGGTCAATGCGCTGAAACCGATCTCGGATGCGGGGGGCAACATCATCGCCATCGTGCATCAGCGGGAGCCCCAGACGTCAAAGGAAACCATCGACGTCCAGGTAGTGGTCGAGCTGGCCGAGAAACGGCTTCCCGACCTGCTGGAGCTCTTCAAGAGGCACGGGATCCATGTCCAGCGCATCGGGAAGGAGCGTCTGGTCCATCGACGCTCGCTGATCATGATCGGGCATATCATGCATACCGATCTCTCGGATACGGTGGATCAGATCGACCGTACCGGTTTTGCCGAGGTCTCCGAACTCTCCATGGTCATGCCGGAGATACAGGAGCCGTCGACGGCCCGGATCACCATAAAATCGCGCAGCGAGTCCGACATGGCCAGCGCGCTGGATATCCTGC from Methanomicrobiales archaeon encodes the following:
- a CDS encoding peptidylprolyl isomerase codes for the protein MAQAQKGDTVRVEYTGRLPDGSVFDSSGEGEPIQFRIGEGEVIPGFEEAVRGMVPGETKTTTLSADEAYGPRRDELVIEVDRDHLPQDMHFETGQRLQVVQPDGTAFMVTVKSVSESAIVLDANHPLAGTDLTFEIRLVNIV
- a CDS encoding amino acid-binding protein translates to MKLEMKDTPGQLVNALKPISDAGGNIIAIVHQREPQTSKETIDVQVVVELAEKRLPDLLELFKRHGIHVQRIGKERLVHRRSLIMIGHIMHTDLSDTVDQIDRTGFAEVSELSMVMPEIQEPSTARITIKSRSESDMASALDILRRVAKRKDLLIVEPLEEMR